Part of the Streptomyces sp. NBC_01471 genome is shown below.
GGTCGCGGTCAACTACCGATCCGATCAGGAGGCAGCCGAGGCGCTCGTCGGCGAACTCCGCGACAGCGGGCGTGCCGCGTCGGCCTTCCAGGCCGATATCGGTGACAGGGCGCAGACCCACGAGCTCGTCGGCGCGGTGGTGTCCGAGTTCGGCGGCCTGGACCTGCTGGTCAGCAATGCCGGGATCGAGCACTTCGGAGCGCTGGAAACCATTACCCAGGCCGACTTCGACCGCCTCTTCCAGACCAACGTGGCCGGACAGCTGTTCGTCACCCAGGCTGCGGTGGCAGCGATGACCGACGGCGGCCGGATCGTGCTCAGCTCCTCGGTCAGTGCGCGCCTGGCGGTCCGTCAGCACGCCCTGTACGCGGCGAGCAAGGCCGCTATTCCGGCCATGGTGCGCAATCTCGCCCCCGAGC
Proteins encoded:
- a CDS encoding SDR family oxidoreductase, with protein sequence MTSTSSLAGKRVLVTGGSSGIGAAVVRRLAAEGATVAVNYRSDQEAAEALVGELRDSGRAASAFQADIGDRAQTHELVGAVVSEFGGLDLLVSNAGIEHFGALETITQADFDRLFQTNVAGQLFVTQAAVAAMTDGGRIVLSSSVSARLAVRQHALYAASKAAIPAMVRNLAPELAERNIAINAIAPGATATRMADYAPHYVHPALADVPFPALIRSMSALGRLAQPDEIAAAVAFLLSPDASFITGTTIEADGGWN